One Pseudomonas entomophila genomic window carries:
- the ilvN gene encoding acetolactate synthase small subunit, with protein sequence MRHIISLLLENEPGALSRVVGLFSQRNYNIESLTVAPTEDPTLSRLTLTTVGHDEVIEQITKNLNKLVEVVKLVDLSESAHIERELMLVKVKATGAQRAEIKRTTDIFRGQIVDVTASVYTVQLSGTSDKLDSFIQAIGTASILETVRSGVTGIARGDKVLSI encoded by the coding sequence ATGCGGCACATCATCTCCTTGCTGCTGGAAAACGAACCCGGTGCCTTGTCTCGCGTGGTCGGCCTGTTCTCCCAGCGCAACTACAACATTGAAAGCCTGACCGTGGCACCGACCGAAGACCCGACCCTGTCGCGTCTGACGCTGACCACCGTTGGCCATGACGAAGTGATCGAACAGATCACCAAGAACCTGAACAAGCTGGTCGAAGTGGTCAAGCTTGTCGACCTGTCGGAAAGCGCTCACATCGAGCGTGAACTGATGCTGGTCAAGGTCAAGGCCACCGGTGCCCAGCGTGCCGAAATCAAGCGCACCACGGATATCTTCCGTGGCCAGATCGTCGACGTGACCGCCAGCGTGTACACCGTGCAGCTGAGCGGCACCAGCGACAAACTGGACAGCTTCATCCAGGCCATCGGCACCGCATCGATTCTCGAAACCGTGCGCAGTGGCGTCACCGGCATTGCCCGTGGCGACAAAGTGCTCAGCATCT